The DNA region GAAACCGATACATTCTAGAAGTTTGCAGATGTTCCTCAAAGAAGGTGAAGGTTTGTTTTTAGAATACAAACAGACTTTGCGTTATGATATCCGCAAAAAAAGTGTAAGCAAAGATGTAGAAAGGGCAGTGATAAAAACTATTGCTGGTTTTATGAATGCTGACGGAGGAACTCTGATAATAGGTGTAGATGATGAAGGTAAGGTTACTGGTCTTAAAAATGATTTTGAAACTTTGGCCAAGAAAAATAGAGATGGTTTTGAAAATCATTTGAATAATCTTGTAAAGACGATGTTGGGTATAAAATTTGCCAATTATATACACACCCGTTTTGACTATTTCAACGACAATGAAGCCTGTCTAGTCTCTGTAGACCCTAGTCATAAGCCGGCTTACATCCACAATTCTGAAGGTAAAGAAGAATTCTTCGTTAGAATGGGAAATTCCACCCAGCCATTTTCTATGAGTGAAGCTGAGGAATATATGAAAACAAGGTGGAAATAAAAAAGGAGGTTAACCTCCTTTTTTATTTTATAAATCTTTTCTTCTTGCTCTTGCTCGGTCTAATTCTGTGAGAAACTTCTTGCGTAAGCGGATACTCTTTGGAGTTATTTCTAGATATTCATCATCACGCATGAGCTCTAGACCACGTTCAATACTGAGGGTATAAGGTGGTACGAGAGTCAAAGCTTCGTCTTTACCAGAAGAACGCATGTTAGAAAGTTGTTTTCCTTTACAAGGATTGACTTCTAGGTCGTCACCCTTTGATGTATCACCAATGACCATACCTTCGTAAATCTCCATAGCTGGAATAATGAATAGGCGTCCACGGTCTTGTAGATTCCAGAGTGAGAAACCAAATGAACGTCCTGACATCATAGACGTCATAGAGCCTGTCTGACGCTTTTCTATATCGCCTACATGAGGTTTGAAGCCAATGACACGACTAGACATGATACCTTCACCCTTTGTATCAATAGTAAAAGCGTTGCGATAACCCAAAAGACCACGAGTAGGTATTTCAAAAACCATACGAACTTGATTGCCGTGATTTTTCATATCAGTCATGATACCTTTTCTTTTTCCGAGAGTCTCAATAATGATGCCAGAATATGTTTCTGGTGTATCAATGATAACTTCTTCAAATGGTTCCATGAGTTGACCATTTTCTTCACGAGTGATGACTTTTGGTTGAGAAACTTGGAGTTCATAACCTTCGCGACGCATGTTTTCTATGAGGATAGCTACGTGAAGTTCTCCGCGTCCATAGACGGTGAATCCTTCTACGGCAGGATCTGTAGAAGTAAAATCAACTTTTAATCCTACGTTTGTCTCTAGTTCTAACTGTAGTCTTTCGCGAATCTGACGACCCGTGACGAATGTACCTTCTCTTCCTGCAAAAGGGGAATTGTTAACTAAAAATTGTAGAGAAATGGTTGGTTCATCAACCGTGATAGCTGTCATGGCAGGGGTGTTTTCA from Candidatus Paceibacterota bacterium includes:
- a CDS encoding RNA-binding domain-containing protein, which produces MKRIVIKEGPVVFLRNVVIMEILAVVIFVAISYLANYEQLFIGIGLDKYVQYHNFIIIVFSLFQLFYILALFFDWYLKYYEIREREIVRRSGLFLRRQRSVSLLHIVAVEVTQGPLDRILRHANLILEHDNGRTTIIQNVAGYEEYVEVIKQTIDNTMKKPIHSRSLQMFLKEGEGLFLEYKQTLRYDIRKKSVSKDVERAVIKTIAGFMNADGGTLIIGVDDEGKVTGLKNDFETLAKKNRDGFENHLNNLVKTMLGIKFANYIHTRFDYFNDNEACLVSVDPSHKPAYIHNSEGKEEFFVRMGNSTQPFSMSEAEEYMKTRWK
- the typA gene encoding translational GTPase TypA, whose protein sequence is MEIRNIAIIAHVDHGKTTLTDAIMTQCGHGDEGTMDSNALEQERGITIYAKNTSINYKGTKINIVDTPGHADFGSEVERVLRSIDTVLLVVDAQEGPMPQTRFVLKKSLELGIKPIVIINKIDKPAANPARAHDEVLELFMELGANDEQIDFPTIYAIGRTGVAKKALTDDSKDLTPLLDTILEHVPPANKKSLENKDSSAVEPLTAQVFNLGYDNFLGRLAVCRIYTGKIKNGQNVWVKDIKGKSFTGKITKLFTFNGKQRTETETAESGDIVTVAGMPDIYIGETIVDNENTPAMTAITVDEPTISLQFLVNNSPFAGREGTFVTGRQIRERLQLELETNVGLKVDFTSTDPAVEGFTVYGRGELHVAILIENMRREGYELQVSQPKVITREENGQLMEPFEEVIIDTPETYSGIIIETLGKRKGIMTDMKNHGNQVRMVFEIPTRGLLGYRNAFTIDTKGEGIMSSRVIGFKPHVGDIEKRQTGSMTSMMSGRSFGFSLWNLQDRGRLFIIPAMEIYEGMVIGDTSKGDDLEVNPCKGKQLSNMRSSGKDEALTLVPPYTLSIERGLELMRDDEYLEITPKSIRLRKKFLTELDRARARRKDL